From Pseudomonas sp. LS1212, the proteins below share one genomic window:
- a CDS encoding DUF1028 domain-containing protein → MTFSIVGRCAETGQLGIAISSSSIAVGARCPWLRAGVGAVATQNITLPALGPQILDLLDAGQEPAAALDRALSSNGYSQYRQVAVIDSQGRTAMFSGAQALGNSNALAGEHCVAAGNLLAGTEVIAAMVGAFEQAGGSLPDRLLAAMYAAVAAGGEAGPVHSAALSVVGELTWPIVDLRVDWADEDPIGQLDQLWQAYRPQMQDYLTRALDPTAAPSYGVPGNE, encoded by the coding sequence ATGACCTTTTCCATCGTCGGCCGCTGTGCCGAAACCGGCCAGTTGGGCATCGCCATCAGCTCCTCGAGCATTGCCGTGGGCGCGCGTTGTCCCTGGCTGCGCGCCGGCGTCGGCGCGGTGGCCACGCAGAACATTACCCTGCCAGCGCTTGGCCCGCAGATCCTCGACTTGCTCGATGCCGGTCAGGAGCCCGCCGCGGCCTTGGATAGGGCGCTGAGCAGCAATGGCTATAGCCAGTACCGCCAGGTCGCGGTTATCGACAGCCAAGGGCGCACTGCAATGTTCAGCGGCGCTCAGGCGCTCGGCAACAGCAATGCCTTGGCTGGCGAGCATTGCGTTGCCGCCGGCAATCTACTGGCCGGGACTGAGGTTATCGCGGCCATGGTGGGTGCCTTCGAGCAGGCAGGGGGTAGTTTGCCCGATCGACTGCTGGCAGCCATGTACGCCGCCGTTGCCGCAGGTGGTGAAGCGGGGCCGGTGCATTCGGCGGCGCTCTCGGTGGTCGGTGAGTTGACTTGGCCGATTGTCGACCTGCGGGTGGACTGGGCCGACGAGGACCCGATCGGGCAGCTCGACCAGCTCTGGCAGGCTTATCGCCCGCAGATGCAGGACTACCTGACCCGTGCCCTCGACCCGACCGCTGCCCCCAGCTACGGAGTGCCGGGCAACGAGTAA
- a CDS encoding RidA family protein produces the protein MPTHTRIRMFNTKETYPNQTLDNDLCQAVRAGNTIYVRGQVGTDFEGNLIGLGDPRAQAEQAMRNVKQLLEEAGSDLSHIVKTTTYLIDPRYREPVYQEVGKWLKGVFPISTGLVVSALGQPQWLMEIDVIAVIPD, from the coding sequence ATGCCTACACATACCCGCATCCGCATGTTCAATACCAAAGAAACCTACCCAAACCAGACGCTGGACAACGACCTGTGCCAAGCCGTGCGCGCCGGCAACACGATCTATGTGCGTGGCCAGGTAGGGACCGATTTCGAAGGCAACCTCATCGGCCTGGGCGACCCACGGGCGCAGGCCGAGCAGGCCATGCGCAACGTCAAGCAACTGCTGGAAGAAGCCGGCAGCGACCTCAGCCACATCGTCAAGACCACCACCTACCTGATCGACCCGCGCTACCGCGAACCGGTCTACCAGGAAGTCGGCAAATGGCTCAAGGGCGTGTTCCCGATCTCCACCGGGCTGGTGGTATCGGCCCTCGGCCAGCCGCAGTGGTTGATGGAAATCGATGTGATCGCTGTTATCCCTGACTGA
- a CDS encoding NAD(P)/FAD-dependent oxidoreductase has product MTDLNQTAFQKHTDMTVEKIEIDTLVVGAGQAGVAMSEHLSKQGVPHLVLERNRIAEAWRTGRWDSLVANGPVWHDRFPGLEFDGLDPDAFAPKERVADYFEAYAKKFNAPIRTGVEVKKVERNADRPGFTIETSEGVIEANQVVIATGPFQRPVIPPIAPEDGKITQIHSAQYRNPQQLPEGAVLVVGAGSSGVQIADELQRSGKQVYLSVGAHDRPPRAYRNRDFCWWLGVLGEWDAEGVQPGKEHVTIAVSGARGGHTVDFRRLAHQGMTLVGLTKSFNDGMATFEANLADNLARGDENYLALLDAADAYIARNGLDLPEEPEARTMFPDPQCVSQPILELDLAKAGVTSIIWATGYSVDYSWLKVNAFNANGKPQHQRGVSSEPGVYFVGLPWLSRRGSAFIWGVWHDAKHIADHIVKQRTYLAYRDASQRQAEADREDGPDGLCPESHIQKASIMGVI; this is encoded by the coding sequence ATGACCGACCTGAATCAAACCGCCTTTCAGAAGCACACCGACATGACAGTTGAAAAAATAGAAATAGATACGCTTGTTGTTGGCGCCGGTCAGGCCGGCGTAGCCATGAGCGAACATTTGAGCAAACAGGGAGTGCCCCACCTCGTCCTGGAGCGCAATCGTATCGCTGAAGCCTGGCGTACGGGACGGTGGGATTCGCTGGTTGCCAATGGTCCGGTCTGGCACGATCGCTTTCCCGGTCTGGAGTTCGACGGTCTCGACCCAGACGCCTTTGCCCCGAAAGAGCGGGTTGCGGATTATTTCGAAGCCTATGCCAAGAAGTTCAACGCCCCCATCCGCACCGGTGTGGAAGTGAAAAAGGTCGAACGCAATGCCGACCGGCCAGGCTTCACGATTGAAACCTCCGAGGGCGTGATCGAGGCCAACCAGGTGGTTATCGCAACCGGTCCGTTCCAGCGCCCGGTAATCCCGCCGATCGCACCTGAAGACGGGAAAATCACCCAGATCCACTCCGCCCAGTACCGTAATCCGCAGCAACTGCCCGAGGGGGCTGTTCTGGTGGTGGGTGCTGGGTCATCAGGAGTGCAGATCGCCGATGAGCTGCAGCGTTCCGGCAAGCAGGTCTACCTCTCGGTGGGCGCGCACGATCGTCCTCCACGTGCTTATCGTAACCGTGACTTCTGCTGGTGGCTGGGCGTTCTCGGCGAATGGGATGCGGAAGGCGTCCAGCCGGGCAAGGAGCACGTTACGATTGCCGTAAGCGGTGCGCGTGGCGGCCATACCGTAGACTTCCGCAGGCTCGCCCACCAGGGGATGACGCTCGTTGGCCTGACGAAATCGTTCAACGACGGCATGGCGACTTTCGAAGCGAACCTTGCAGACAACCTTGCCCGCGGCGATGAGAACTATCTGGCGCTGCTCGATGCGGCTGACGCCTACATTGCCCGCAATGGTCTCGACCTTCCGGAAGAACCCGAAGCGCGCACCATGTTTCCAGATCCGCAGTGTGTGAGCCAACCCATCCTCGAGCTCGATCTGGCCAAGGCCGGCGTGACCTCGATCATCTGGGCAACCGGCTATTCAGTTGATTACAGCTGGCTGAAGGTCAACGCCTTCAACGCCAACGGCAAGCCACAGCATCAACGCGGTGTCTCGAGCGAGCCTGGCGTCTATTTCGTCGGCCTGCCGTGGCTGTCGCGTCGTGGCTCCGCGTTCATCTGGGGCGTTTGGCACGATGCCAAGCATATCGCCGACCACATCGTCAAACAGCGCACCTACCTCGCCTATCGGGATGCCTCGCAACGCCAGGCAGAGGCTGATCGAGAGGACGGGCCTGATGGTCTTTGCCCCGAATCGCACATTCAGAAAGCCAGCATTATGGGAGTTATTTGA
- a CDS encoding TrkH family potassium uptake protein, translating into MPLPVLRLIGFILGIFLITLAVSMVIPMLTLMLHERNDDLPAFVWSSLITFICGLGLIARGRPETPQLRSRDMYLLTTSSWVVVCAFGALPMVMFQDVSYTDAFFETMSGITTTGSTVFTGLDTASPGLLIWRSLLHWLGGIGFIGMAVAILPLLRVGGMRLFQTESSDWSEKVTPRSHVAAKYILLIYLALTALGTLALWLAGMTPFEAFNHSMSLISTGGFSTSDASLAHWTQPAVHWVAVLVMMLGSLPFTLYVATLRGNKMALLKDQQVQGFIGFLVITWLVFGTWLHLHSDFNWLDAFRIVAVNVTSVVTTTGVALGDYTLWGSFSLMVFFYLTFVGGCSGSTAGGLKIFRFQVAFSLLISSLKQLIHPRAVISKKYNGHPLDEEIVRSLLTFTFFFMVTIGAIALGLALIGLDWTTALTGAATAVCNVGPGLGPIIGPAGNFSTLPDTAKWLLTIGMLLGRLEVLTVLVLLTPAFWKY; encoded by the coding sequence ATGCCCCTTCCCGTACTGCGGCTTATTGGTTTCATCCTTGGGATTTTTCTGATCACCTTGGCCGTGAGCATGGTTATCCCCATGCTCACCTTGATGCTCCACGAACGCAACGATGACCTTCCCGCCTTCGTTTGGTCCAGCCTTATCACCTTCATTTGTGGGCTGGGCCTGATTGCTAGAGGTCGCCCTGAAACTCCTCAACTTCGTTCTCGGGATATGTACCTGCTGACCACTTCCAGCTGGGTGGTGGTATGCGCTTTTGGCGCCTTGCCGATGGTTATGTTCCAAGATGTTAGTTACACCGATGCCTTCTTCGAGACGATGTCAGGGATAACTACGACAGGCTCAACGGTATTTACCGGGCTAGACACGGCCTCGCCCGGTCTACTGATTTGGCGTTCTCTATTGCATTGGCTCGGTGGTATCGGATTTATCGGCATGGCAGTAGCGATCTTGCCACTGCTGCGAGTCGGTGGCATGCGGCTTTTTCAGACCGAATCCTCTGATTGGTCCGAGAAAGTGACCCCGCGTTCACACGTTGCAGCCAAATACATTCTCCTGATCTATCTCGCGCTGACCGCCCTGGGCACGCTCGCTCTATGGCTCGCAGGGATGACACCTTTCGAAGCCTTCAATCATTCCATGTCGCTGATTTCAACCGGCGGTTTTTCAACATCTGATGCCTCGTTGGCACACTGGACACAGCCTGCTGTGCACTGGGTAGCGGTGCTCGTCATGATGCTCGGAAGTTTACCCTTTACCTTGTATGTCGCCACATTGCGCGGCAATAAGATGGCGTTACTGAAGGACCAACAAGTACAAGGTTTTATCGGGTTTCTTGTGATTACCTGGCTCGTATTCGGCACTTGGCTGCACCTTCACAGTGACTTCAATTGGTTGGATGCATTCCGTATCGTTGCCGTTAACGTGACGTCGGTGGTCACTACCACCGGCGTGGCTCTGGGAGACTACACCTTGTGGGGCAGTTTCTCTCTCATGGTGTTCTTCTATTTGACCTTTGTCGGGGGCTGTTCAGGCTCGACTGCGGGCGGCTTGAAGATTTTTCGGTTTCAAGTGGCTTTTTCCCTGCTGATCAGCAGTCTGAAGCAATTGATTCATCCAAGAGCCGTGATCAGTAAAAAATACAACGGCCATCCGCTGGATGAGGAAATTGTTCGTTCGCTGCTGACCTTTACGTTCTTTTTCATGGTCACCATTGGCGCCATTGCCCTGGGGTTGGCGCTGATTGGACTGGACTGGACCACTGCACTAACGGGCGCTGCAACCGCGGTTTGTAATGTGGGGCCAGGCCTGGGCCCTATTATTGGCCCGGCGGGAAACTTCTCGACCTTGCCCGATACTGCGAAGTGGCTTCTGACGATCGGGATGTTATTGGGCCGTCTGGAGGTGTTGACCGTTCTGGTCCTCCTCACACCCGCCTTCTGGAAATATTGA
- a CDS encoding VOC family protein produces the protein MISKNTICLWYDGTALDAAKFYAETFPDSAVGAVHRAPGDYPAGKQGDVLTVEFTVMGIPCLGLNGGPAFKHNEAFSFQVATDDQAETDRLWNAIVGNGGQESACGWCKDKWGLSWQITPRALTAAIADPDRAAAKRAFEAMMGMRKIDIAAIEAALER, from the coding sequence ATGATCAGCAAGAACACGATTTGTCTCTGGTACGACGGCACCGCGTTGGACGCTGCAAAGTTCTACGCCGAGACGTTCCCGGACAGTGCTGTGGGAGCTGTCCATCGCGCGCCTGGCGACTATCCGGCGGGCAAGCAGGGCGATGTCTTGACGGTCGAATTCACGGTGATGGGCATCCCTTGTCTCGGGCTGAACGGGGGGCCGGCTTTCAAGCACAACGAGGCTTTCTCGTTCCAGGTTGCGACCGACGACCAAGCCGAAACGGACCGCTTGTGGAACGCGATTGTCGGAAACGGCGGCCAGGAAAGCGCATGCGGCTGGTGCAAGGACAAGTGGGGACTCTCGTGGCAGATCACGCCACGCGCCCTGACGGCCGCGATAGCAGATCCTGATCGAGCGGCGGCCAAGCGCGCGTTCGAAGCCATGATGGGGATGAGAAAGATCGACATCGCTGCGATCGAAGCAGCTCTGGAGCGCTAA
- a CDS encoding patatin-like phospholipase family protein, whose translation MTELTRVALEALRREQAYLVKQGHKGALPPAVFLAISGGGDNGAFTAGLINGWTATGKRPEFKLVTGISTGALIAPFAFLGPKYDATLKRVYTTLSPKDVILPRSFVVGVLGDAMSDNAPLLKLTRKSVTADMLKEIAAEYAKGRFLLIATADLDARRPIIWDMGKIATYGGPEALDFFVRIMIASASIPGGFPPMMIDVEVDGKTYQEMHVDGGIMAQVFAYPAGIRVNEEAIKAGFTRERRLYVIRNARLDPDWAQVERRTMSIAGRSVASLIHSQGIGDLYRIYATTQRDNVDFNLGFIPTSFNFPHKEEFDNEYMRKLYDTGYNMALQGFPWLKVPPGFAPPGVTATGK comes from the coding sequence ATGACAGAGCTGACCCGAGTCGCGCTTGAAGCGCTGCGGCGAGAACAGGCTTACCTCGTGAAGCAGGGGCATAAGGGGGCCCTACCGCCAGCGGTATTTCTGGCAATTTCGGGCGGTGGTGACAATGGCGCGTTCACCGCTGGATTGATAAATGGCTGGACGGCTACAGGAAAGCGCCCTGAATTCAAACTCGTTACCGGCATCAGCACGGGCGCGCTGATTGCGCCTTTCGCCTTTCTTGGGCCGAAGTACGACGCGACGCTGAAGAGGGTCTATACCACCTTATCGCCGAAAGACGTCATATTGCCGCGCAGCTTTGTCGTAGGCGTTTTGGGCGATGCGATGTCGGACAACGCACCGCTGTTGAAGCTGACGCGCAAATCGGTGACCGCGGACATGCTCAAGGAAATCGCCGCCGAATATGCGAAGGGCCGCTTTCTGTTGATCGCCACCGCAGACCTCGATGCACGACGCCCCATTATCTGGGACATGGGAAAAATCGCGACCTATGGTGGCCCTGAGGCATTGGACTTTTTCGTGAGAATCATGATCGCATCCGCCTCGATTCCGGGAGGATTTCCGCCAATGATGATCGATGTGGAAGTCGACGGTAAAACCTATCAGGAAATGCACGTAGACGGTGGCATCATGGCGCAGGTATTCGCTTATCCGGCCGGGATCCGTGTCAATGAGGAGGCGATAAAAGCAGGATTCACCCGCGAGCGTAGACTCTACGTGATACGCAACGCGCGACTCGATCCTGACTGGGCGCAGGTCGAGCGCCGCACCATGAGCATCGCTGGGCGCTCGGTCGCCTCGTTGATCCACAGCCAGGGCATCGGCGATCTCTACCGGATCTATGCCACCACCCAGCGCGACAACGTGGACTTCAACCTCGGATTCATACCGACGAGCTTCAACTTCCCCCACAAGGAAGAGTTCGACAACGAGTACATGCGCAAGCTCTACGACACCGGTTATAACATGGCGTTGCAAGGCTTCCCTTGGCTCAAGGTGCCGCCTGGATTCGCACCTCCAGGTGTAACAGCAACGGGAAAATAG